A window of Cohnella herbarum contains these coding sequences:
- a CDS encoding alpha-L-fucosidase: MKATGARPTVQQLRWQDYELGMFCHFGLNTFCDREWGDGTDDPALFDPKAFDPRQWVNTAQAAGFRYLILTAKHHDGFCLWPTQTTDYSVRSSPWRDGKGDVVREVADACAEAGLPFGLYLSPWDRHEPRYADKEAYDDFYCRQLTELLTGYGPLVEVWFDGAGSEGREYDWRRIMNVVERHQPDAMIFNLGRPTIRWVGNEDGVAPYPCWNTAETAKASLFTKDMLTWLPDTSAWVPAECDVPIRKLQWFWHPGAEERLLSLERLLDIYYRSVGHGANLLLNIAPDDRGLLPDADVNRVAEFGEELRRRFDCPLGETAGSGYELTVEWPLPQTFDHAVVQERIEEGERVRAYLIEARVDGRWRTVAEGSAIGHKKIDRFDPVTADGMRLTIRQADAEPLIRRMACYLAGEVRV; encoded by the coding sequence ATGAAGGCAACGGGGGCAAGACCGACGGTTCAGCAGCTTCGATGGCAGGACTACGAGCTAGGCATGTTCTGCCATTTCGGACTGAATACGTTTTGCGACAGGGAATGGGGGGACGGGACCGACGATCCCGCGCTGTTCGATCCGAAGGCGTTCGACCCGAGACAATGGGTGAACACGGCGCAGGCGGCAGGGTTCCGTTACTTGATTCTGACCGCCAAACATCATGACGGCTTCTGTCTGTGGCCGACGCAGACGACCGATTATTCGGTGCGGTCCAGTCCGTGGCGGGACGGCAAAGGGGACGTCGTGCGGGAGGTGGCAGACGCTTGCGCCGAGGCTGGCTTGCCCTTCGGCCTGTACTTGTCGCCTTGGGACCGTCATGAGCCGCGTTATGCCGATAAGGAGGCTTACGACGATTTCTATTGCCGTCAGTTGACCGAGCTGCTTACCGGTTACGGCCCGCTCGTCGAGGTATGGTTCGACGGCGCCGGATCCGAAGGGCGGGAATACGATTGGCGGCGGATTATGAATGTAGTGGAGAGGCATCAGCCGGATGCCATGATCTTTAACCTCGGGCGTCCGACGATCCGATGGGTCGGCAACGAGGACGGCGTGGCGCCATATCCATGCTGGAATACGGCGGAGACGGCCAAAGCAAGCCTGTTTACCAAAGACATGCTCACCTGGCTGCCGGATACGTCGGCTTGGGTGCCGGCGGAATGCGACGTGCCGATCCGCAAGCTGCAATGGTTCTGGCATCCCGGCGCGGAGGAGCGCTTGTTGTCGCTAGAACGGCTGCTCGATATTTATTATCGTTCCGTCGGCCACGGCGCGAATCTGCTGCTGAATATTGCCCCGGACGATCGCGGATTGCTGCCCGACGCGGACGTGAACCGCGTCGCGGAGTTCGGCGAGGAACTCCGGCGCAGGTTCGACTGCCCGCTCGGGGAGACGGCGGGATCCGGTTATGAACTGACCGTGGAATGGCCGCTCCCGCAGACGTTCGACCATGCGGTCGTTCAGGAGCGGATCGAGGAAGGCGAACGCGTGCGGGCCTACCTGATCGAGGCCAGAGTGGACGGACGATGGCGGACGGTAGCCGAGGGCTCCGCGATCGGGCATAAAAAAATCGATCGGTTCGATCCGGTAACCGCCGACGGCATGCGGCTGACCATCCGGCAAGCCGACGCGGAGCCGCTCATCCGCCGAATGGCGTGCTACCTCGCGGGCGAAGTCCGCGTATAA
- a CDS encoding ABC transporter substrate-binding protein, whose translation MLKKRKHVMAFVWILLVAMVASGCSGGNGKASPSPSASQPSATASDSPSPSPEQPEESEEPVTIRLLVWGPELWTKTIPEKFKEKYPNLTLQVEKIDGGDNASVLEKLTALSAAGTPADLTWVPGIPGFMKDDLLLDLTPYMDSDPVLSAAQLSDPVKDALSWKGNLVALPRAVDAHVLFVNKDLLAKHGMDMPTKDWTWDDFREMAKKATDAKAGEFGLASGPFNFMTTPQVYAVSNGLAPNLNFMNADWTQSLITDPKVLQAVQWYGDLGWVDGSRPSEAQSGEAGLDANGWGSWLSGKIAFDVMGTWEGNARKQGAQFEWDVVPFPNGSNGSVGYNSISPIGILKGSKHANEAARFLSWLLSEDGQRVLMSDGNIPLTSDSKLWDEVAQTGSWEGKNIREAVQADGWMRTVVGEEKYIPWWGEETGALFKNGGDVSVFQKWGEEFNKAAPALRQEMGLE comes from the coding sequence ATGTTAAAAAAACGCAAGCACGTCATGGCCTTCGTATGGATTCTGCTGGTCGCGATGGTCGCAAGCGGCTGCTCGGGCGGCAACGGTAAAGCGAGTCCGTCGCCGTCGGCGAGCCAGCCGTCCGCAACGGCCTCGGACAGTCCGTCGCCGTCGCCGGAACAGCCGGAGGAGTCGGAGGAGCCGGTTACGATCCGACTGCTCGTCTGGGGTCCGGAGCTGTGGACCAAGACGATTCCGGAGAAATTCAAAGAGAAGTATCCGAACCTCACGTTGCAGGTCGAGAAAATCGACGGAGGCGACAACGCCTCCGTACTCGAGAAGCTGACCGCTCTGAGCGCTGCGGGCACGCCGGCCGATCTGACCTGGGTGCCCGGCATCCCGGGCTTTATGAAGGACGATCTGCTGCTCGATCTCACGCCTTACATGGATAGCGATCCGGTGCTGTCCGCGGCGCAGCTGTCCGACCCGGTCAAAGACGCGCTCTCTTGGAAAGGAAACCTGGTAGCCTTGCCCCGCGCGGTCGACGCGCACGTCCTTTTCGTCAACAAAGACTTGCTTGCCAAGCACGGCATGGATATGCCGACGAAGGATTGGACATGGGACGATTTCCGCGAAATGGCCAAAAAAGCGACGGATGCGAAAGCCGGAGAGTTCGGACTCGCTTCCGGGCCGTTCAACTTTATGACAACGCCGCAGGTGTACGCGGTATCCAACGGACTTGCGCCGAATTTGAATTTCATGAACGCCGATTGGACCCAGAGCCTGATTACCGATCCGAAAGTTCTGCAGGCCGTTCAATGGTACGGCGATCTGGGCTGGGTCGACGGCTCCCGTCCGAGCGAAGCGCAATCGGGGGAGGCCGGTCTCGACGCCAACGGCTGGGGAAGCTGGCTGTCCGGCAAAATCGCCTTCGACGTCATGGGGACGTGGGAAGGCAATGCCCGCAAGCAGGGCGCGCAGTTCGAATGGGACGTCGTGCCGTTCCCGAACGGCTCGAACGGTTCGGTCGGCTACAACTCGATATCGCCGATCGGCATCCTGAAGGGCTCGAAGCATGCGAACGAAGCGGCCAGATTTCTCTCCTGGCTCCTATCCGAGGACGGTCAACGGGTACTCATGTCCGACGGCAATATTCCGCTCACGTCGGATTCGAAGCTGTGGGACGAAGTCGCGCAGACCGGAAGCTGGGAAGGCAAGAACATCCGGGAAGCGGTCCAAGCCGACGGCTGGATGCGGACGGTCGTCGGCGAAGAGAAATATATTCCGTGGTGGGGGGAGGAAACGGGAGCTCTATTCAAGAACGGAGGAGACGTAAGCGTCTTCCAGAAGTGGGGAGAAGAGTTCAATAAAGCGGCGCCCGCGCTCCGTCAGGAGATGGGCTTGGAGTAG